From one Phycodurus eques isolate BA_2022a chromosome 6, UOR_Pequ_1.1, whole genome shotgun sequence genomic stretch:
- the LOC133403565 gene encoding zinc finger protein 260-like isoform X1, with translation MSEENPPKRPRHVAEVDPTTKKKPTRRSAEGLLAKKESDRRLRQTRVCLGVAFARWRALKKKLGLRADKDVALRLLDHFNHFQYSYEKCTQESMSSSPKKDGRRHIQPPPPPALSTSTNCSESQRYQKVTTKTSEECPLPTIKNESNGYVCELQLSILGCLPADAAEPLAASADSALPKPLSEEAIKLEPKDEHGIDEQLPEQNQEACGPGGNFKFPTQEAIKSEPKDEQSIDEQFPKQNQEPCGPDDNLEFPTQEAIKSEPKDEHSIDEHLRGEKQEQCGPDDDLELPTRQSNRTTAEGISAVKESPVTGHACDPLKDRPVERDNGHKEPYACLECGKTSQNEDFLKTHECAEEDSFDEDSDDMSPSNDITEEQDSDPDYIPGDCVWDHKKLQKSSKRHPSLNPKEETLSFDTPKSSKSGDTLASEETKSKPGDEHIQNPLDMESNQQRCRPKKIFNCPTCGRLFSRNCALRRHLVIHAGKRPFKCFICGRGFTQSGNLKTHMKVHKGESNWKLVKDKSPTEKSSVTVHVCGECGMDFPLKDQLAEHRDSHKKPYACPHCDKSFRTKDYLDIHSRVHTKYSPFACAECGKTFVTSCSLKQHKLMHRGKKNYHCKQCGKAFFQASNLKEHLKIHSGERPHLCAICGKSYPRADTLKVHLRVHTGEKPYMCDVCGKSFYYFQGYRAHRMIHDKKPKPPTKPLGRPKQHMSE, from the exons ATGTCGGAGGAGAACCCCCCAAAACGTCCGAGACATGTTGCAGAAGTGGATCCTACCACAAAGAAAAAGCCTACTCGTCGTTCGGCTGAAGGATTATTagcaaagaaagaaagtgaCCGACGTTTAAGACAAACACGGGTTTGTCTCGGCGTCGCTTTTGCTCGGTGGAGAGCACTGAAGAAAAAACTTGGGCTGAGAGCAGACAAGGATGTCGCCTTGCGGCTGTTGGATCA CTTTAATCATTTTCAATACAGTTATGAAAAGTGCACCCAGGAGTCAATGTCGTCAAGCCCCAAAAAGGACGGCAGACGACACATCCAACCACCTCCACCACCAGCGCTTTCCACTTCCACCAATTGCTCTGAATCTCAAAG GTATCAGAAGGTCACGACGAAAACGTCTGAGGAATGTCCCTTGCCGACCATTAAAAATGAGTCAAATGGCTACGTTTGTGAACTCCAGTTGTCCATTTTGGGGTGTCTCCCAGCCGACGCTGCCGAGCCATTAGCAGCGTCCGCAGACTCTGCACTACCCAAGCCTCTTTCAG AGGAAGCCATAAAGCTAGAACCCAAGGATGAACACGGCATTGATGAGCAGCTTCCGGAACAAAACCAGGAGGCGTGCGGACCTGGCGGCAACTTCAAATTTCCCACCC AAGAAGCCATAAAGTCAGAACCCAAGGATGAACAGAGCATTGATGAACAGTTTCCGAAACAAAACCAGGAGCCGTGCGGACCTGATGACAACTTGGAATTTCCCACCC AGGAAGCCATAAAGTCAGAACCCAAGGATGAACACAGCATTGATGAGCATCTTCGGGGGGAAAAACAGGAGCAATGTGGACCTGACGACGATTTGGAATTGCCCACCC GACAGTCAAATCGGACGACAGCTGAGGGGATAAGCGCCGTGAAGGAGTCACCAGTGACGGGTCATGCATGTGATCCCCTCAAGGATAGACCGGTGGAACGCGACAACGGTCACAAGGAGCCTTACGCTTGTCTGGAATGTGGCAAGACGTCACAAAACGAAGACTTTTTAAAAACCCACGAGTGCGCCGAAGAAGACTCTTTTGACGAAGACTCTGATGATATGTCTCCTTCTAATGACATCACAGAGGAGCAGGACAGCGATCCAGACTACATACCAGGTGATTGTGTTTG GGATCACAAGAAGCTTCAAAAATCTTCCAAGCGACATCCCTCACTGAACCCCAAGGAAGAGACTCTCTCATTTGACACTCCAAAGTCATCAAAATCTGGAGACACATTAGCTTCTG AGGAAACAAAGTCAAAACCTGGCGATGAGCACATTCAGAATCCGTTGGACATGGAGTCAAACCAGCAGAGGTGCCGACCCAAGAAGATCTTCAACTGTCCGACCTGTGGGAGATTATTCTCAAGAAATTGTGCCCTGAGGCGCCATCTTGTCATCCACGCAGGGAAAAGACCTTTCAAGTGCTTCATATGCGGAAGAGGATTCACGCAGAGTGGAAACCTCAAAACGCACATGAAGGTTCACAAAG GAGAGTCAAACTGGAAGTTAGTGAAGGATAAGAGTCCTACTGAAAAATCATCAGTGACAGTTCACGTGTGCGGAGAGTGTGGAATGGACTTCCCTCTGAAAGATCAACTGGCGGAACACCGAGACAGTCACAAGAAGCCTTACGCTTGTCCCCACTGCGACAAGTCTTTCAGAACCAAAGACTACTTGGATATCCACAGCCGCGTTCACACCAAATACTCGCCGTTCGCCTGCGCCGAATGCGGCAAGACTTTCGTCACATCTTGTAGCCTCAAGCAGCACAAGTTGATGCACCGCGGTAAAAAGAATTACCACTGCAAGCAGTGTGGCAAGGCCTTCTTTCAGGCCTCTAATCTCAAAGAGCACCTCAAGATTCACAGCGGAGAGCGGCCTCACCTGTGCGCCATCTGTGGGAAAAGTTATCCCCGGGCGGACACCCTCAAAGTGCACCTGAGGGTTCACACGGGAGAGAAACCGTACATGTGCGACGTATGCGGGAAGTCCTTTTATTATTTCCAAGGTTATCGAGCGCATAGGATGATTCATGACAAGAAGCCAAAACCACCGACGAAACCTTTGGGGAGACCAAAACAACACATGAGCGAATAA
- the LOC133403565 gene encoding zinc finger protein 260-like isoform X2: MSEENPPKRPRHVAEVDPTTKKKPTRRSAEGLLAKKESDRRLRQTRVCLGVAFARWRALKKKLGLRADKDVALRLLDHFNHFQYSYEKCTQESMSSSPKKDGRRHIQPPPPPALSTSTNCSESQRYQKVTTKTSEECPLPTIKNESNGYVCELQLSILGCLPADAAEPLAASADSALPKPLSEEAIKLEPKDEHGIDEQLPEQNQEACGPGGNFKFPTQAIKSEPKDEQSIDEQFPKQNQEPCGPDDNLEFPTQEAIKSEPKDEHSIDEHLRGEKQEQCGPDDDLELPTRQSNRTTAEGISAVKESPVTGHACDPLKDRPVERDNGHKEPYACLECGKTSQNEDFLKTHECAEEDSFDEDSDDMSPSNDITEEQDSDPDYIPGDCVWDHKKLQKSSKRHPSLNPKEETLSFDTPKSSKSGDTLASEETKSKPGDEHIQNPLDMESNQQRCRPKKIFNCPTCGRLFSRNCALRRHLVIHAGKRPFKCFICGRGFTQSGNLKTHMKVHKGESNWKLVKDKSPTEKSSVTVHVCGECGMDFPLKDQLAEHRDSHKKPYACPHCDKSFRTKDYLDIHSRVHTKYSPFACAECGKTFVTSCSLKQHKLMHRGKKNYHCKQCGKAFFQASNLKEHLKIHSGERPHLCAICGKSYPRADTLKVHLRVHTGEKPYMCDVCGKSFYYFQGYRAHRMIHDKKPKPPTKPLGRPKQHMSE, translated from the exons ATGTCGGAGGAGAACCCCCCAAAACGTCCGAGACATGTTGCAGAAGTGGATCCTACCACAAAGAAAAAGCCTACTCGTCGTTCGGCTGAAGGATTATTagcaaagaaagaaagtgaCCGACGTTTAAGACAAACACGGGTTTGTCTCGGCGTCGCTTTTGCTCGGTGGAGAGCACTGAAGAAAAAACTTGGGCTGAGAGCAGACAAGGATGTCGCCTTGCGGCTGTTGGATCA CTTTAATCATTTTCAATACAGTTATGAAAAGTGCACCCAGGAGTCAATGTCGTCAAGCCCCAAAAAGGACGGCAGACGACACATCCAACCACCTCCACCACCAGCGCTTTCCACTTCCACCAATTGCTCTGAATCTCAAAG GTATCAGAAGGTCACGACGAAAACGTCTGAGGAATGTCCCTTGCCGACCATTAAAAATGAGTCAAATGGCTACGTTTGTGAACTCCAGTTGTCCATTTTGGGGTGTCTCCCAGCCGACGCTGCCGAGCCATTAGCAGCGTCCGCAGACTCTGCACTACCCAAGCCTCTTTCAG AGGAAGCCATAAAGCTAGAACCCAAGGATGAACACGGCATTGATGAGCAGCTTCCGGAACAAAACCAGGAGGCGTGCGGACCTGGCGGCAACTTCAAATTTCCCACCC AAGCCATAAAGTCAGAACCCAAGGATGAACAGAGCATTGATGAACAGTTTCCGAAACAAAACCAGGAGCCGTGCGGACCTGATGACAACTTGGAATTTCCCACCC AGGAAGCCATAAAGTCAGAACCCAAGGATGAACACAGCATTGATGAGCATCTTCGGGGGGAAAAACAGGAGCAATGTGGACCTGACGACGATTTGGAATTGCCCACCC GACAGTCAAATCGGACGACAGCTGAGGGGATAAGCGCCGTGAAGGAGTCACCAGTGACGGGTCATGCATGTGATCCCCTCAAGGATAGACCGGTGGAACGCGACAACGGTCACAAGGAGCCTTACGCTTGTCTGGAATGTGGCAAGACGTCACAAAACGAAGACTTTTTAAAAACCCACGAGTGCGCCGAAGAAGACTCTTTTGACGAAGACTCTGATGATATGTCTCCTTCTAATGACATCACAGAGGAGCAGGACAGCGATCCAGACTACATACCAGGTGATTGTGTTTG GGATCACAAGAAGCTTCAAAAATCTTCCAAGCGACATCCCTCACTGAACCCCAAGGAAGAGACTCTCTCATTTGACACTCCAAAGTCATCAAAATCTGGAGACACATTAGCTTCTG AGGAAACAAAGTCAAAACCTGGCGATGAGCACATTCAGAATCCGTTGGACATGGAGTCAAACCAGCAGAGGTGCCGACCCAAGAAGATCTTCAACTGTCCGACCTGTGGGAGATTATTCTCAAGAAATTGTGCCCTGAGGCGCCATCTTGTCATCCACGCAGGGAAAAGACCTTTCAAGTGCTTCATATGCGGAAGAGGATTCACGCAGAGTGGAAACCTCAAAACGCACATGAAGGTTCACAAAG GAGAGTCAAACTGGAAGTTAGTGAAGGATAAGAGTCCTACTGAAAAATCATCAGTGACAGTTCACGTGTGCGGAGAGTGTGGAATGGACTTCCCTCTGAAAGATCAACTGGCGGAACACCGAGACAGTCACAAGAAGCCTTACGCTTGTCCCCACTGCGACAAGTCTTTCAGAACCAAAGACTACTTGGATATCCACAGCCGCGTTCACACCAAATACTCGCCGTTCGCCTGCGCCGAATGCGGCAAGACTTTCGTCACATCTTGTAGCCTCAAGCAGCACAAGTTGATGCACCGCGGTAAAAAGAATTACCACTGCAAGCAGTGTGGCAAGGCCTTCTTTCAGGCCTCTAATCTCAAAGAGCACCTCAAGATTCACAGCGGAGAGCGGCCTCACCTGTGCGCCATCTGTGGGAAAAGTTATCCCCGGGCGGACACCCTCAAAGTGCACCTGAGGGTTCACACGGGAGAGAAACCGTACATGTGCGACGTATGCGGGAAGTCCTTTTATTATTTCCAAGGTTATCGAGCGCATAGGATGATTCATGACAAGAAGCCAAAACCACCGACGAAACCTTTGGGGAGACCAAAACAACACATGAGCGAATAA
- the LOC133403565 gene encoding zinc finger protein 260-like isoform X3 — protein sequence MSEENPPKRPRHVAEVDPTTKKKPTRRSAEGLLAKKESDRRLRQTRVCLGVAFARWRALKKKLGLRADKDVALRLLDHYEKCTQESMSSSPKKDGRRHIQPPPPPALSTSTNCSESQRYQKVTTKTSEECPLPTIKNESNGYVCELQLSILGCLPADAAEPLAASADSALPKPLSEEAIKLEPKDEHGIDEQLPEQNQEACGPGGNFKFPTQEAIKSEPKDEQSIDEQFPKQNQEPCGPDDNLEFPTQEAIKSEPKDEHSIDEHLRGEKQEQCGPDDDLELPTRQSNRTTAEGISAVKESPVTGHACDPLKDRPVERDNGHKEPYACLECGKTSQNEDFLKTHECAEEDSFDEDSDDMSPSNDITEEQDSDPDYIPGDCVWDHKKLQKSSKRHPSLNPKEETLSFDTPKSSKSGDTLASEETKSKPGDEHIQNPLDMESNQQRCRPKKIFNCPTCGRLFSRNCALRRHLVIHAGKRPFKCFICGRGFTQSGNLKTHMKVHKGESNWKLVKDKSPTEKSSVTVHVCGECGMDFPLKDQLAEHRDSHKKPYACPHCDKSFRTKDYLDIHSRVHTKYSPFACAECGKTFVTSCSLKQHKLMHRGKKNYHCKQCGKAFFQASNLKEHLKIHSGERPHLCAICGKSYPRADTLKVHLRVHTGEKPYMCDVCGKSFYYFQGYRAHRMIHDKKPKPPTKPLGRPKQHMSE from the exons ATGTCGGAGGAGAACCCCCCAAAACGTCCGAGACATGTTGCAGAAGTGGATCCTACCACAAAGAAAAAGCCTACTCGTCGTTCGGCTGAAGGATTATTagcaaagaaagaaagtgaCCGACGTTTAAGACAAACACGGGTTTGTCTCGGCGTCGCTTTTGCTCGGTGGAGAGCACTGAAGAAAAAACTTGGGCTGAGAGCAGACAAGGATGTCGCCTTGCGGCTGTTGGATCA TTATGAAAAGTGCACCCAGGAGTCAATGTCGTCAAGCCCCAAAAAGGACGGCAGACGACACATCCAACCACCTCCACCACCAGCGCTTTCCACTTCCACCAATTGCTCTGAATCTCAAAG GTATCAGAAGGTCACGACGAAAACGTCTGAGGAATGTCCCTTGCCGACCATTAAAAATGAGTCAAATGGCTACGTTTGTGAACTCCAGTTGTCCATTTTGGGGTGTCTCCCAGCCGACGCTGCCGAGCCATTAGCAGCGTCCGCAGACTCTGCACTACCCAAGCCTCTTTCAG AGGAAGCCATAAAGCTAGAACCCAAGGATGAACACGGCATTGATGAGCAGCTTCCGGAACAAAACCAGGAGGCGTGCGGACCTGGCGGCAACTTCAAATTTCCCACCC AAGAAGCCATAAAGTCAGAACCCAAGGATGAACAGAGCATTGATGAACAGTTTCCGAAACAAAACCAGGAGCCGTGCGGACCTGATGACAACTTGGAATTTCCCACCC AGGAAGCCATAAAGTCAGAACCCAAGGATGAACACAGCATTGATGAGCATCTTCGGGGGGAAAAACAGGAGCAATGTGGACCTGACGACGATTTGGAATTGCCCACCC GACAGTCAAATCGGACGACAGCTGAGGGGATAAGCGCCGTGAAGGAGTCACCAGTGACGGGTCATGCATGTGATCCCCTCAAGGATAGACCGGTGGAACGCGACAACGGTCACAAGGAGCCTTACGCTTGTCTGGAATGTGGCAAGACGTCACAAAACGAAGACTTTTTAAAAACCCACGAGTGCGCCGAAGAAGACTCTTTTGACGAAGACTCTGATGATATGTCTCCTTCTAATGACATCACAGAGGAGCAGGACAGCGATCCAGACTACATACCAGGTGATTGTGTTTG GGATCACAAGAAGCTTCAAAAATCTTCCAAGCGACATCCCTCACTGAACCCCAAGGAAGAGACTCTCTCATTTGACACTCCAAAGTCATCAAAATCTGGAGACACATTAGCTTCTG AGGAAACAAAGTCAAAACCTGGCGATGAGCACATTCAGAATCCGTTGGACATGGAGTCAAACCAGCAGAGGTGCCGACCCAAGAAGATCTTCAACTGTCCGACCTGTGGGAGATTATTCTCAAGAAATTGTGCCCTGAGGCGCCATCTTGTCATCCACGCAGGGAAAAGACCTTTCAAGTGCTTCATATGCGGAAGAGGATTCACGCAGAGTGGAAACCTCAAAACGCACATGAAGGTTCACAAAG GAGAGTCAAACTGGAAGTTAGTGAAGGATAAGAGTCCTACTGAAAAATCATCAGTGACAGTTCACGTGTGCGGAGAGTGTGGAATGGACTTCCCTCTGAAAGATCAACTGGCGGAACACCGAGACAGTCACAAGAAGCCTTACGCTTGTCCCCACTGCGACAAGTCTTTCAGAACCAAAGACTACTTGGATATCCACAGCCGCGTTCACACCAAATACTCGCCGTTCGCCTGCGCCGAATGCGGCAAGACTTTCGTCACATCTTGTAGCCTCAAGCAGCACAAGTTGATGCACCGCGGTAAAAAGAATTACCACTGCAAGCAGTGTGGCAAGGCCTTCTTTCAGGCCTCTAATCTCAAAGAGCACCTCAAGATTCACAGCGGAGAGCGGCCTCACCTGTGCGCCATCTGTGGGAAAAGTTATCCCCGGGCGGACACCCTCAAAGTGCACCTGAGGGTTCACACGGGAGAGAAACCGTACATGTGCGACGTATGCGGGAAGTCCTTTTATTATTTCCAAGGTTATCGAGCGCATAGGATGATTCATGACAAGAAGCCAAAACCACCGACGAAACCTTTGGGGAGACCAAAACAACACATGAGCGAATAA
- the LOC133403565 gene encoding zinc finger protein 260-like isoform X4 has product MSSSPKKDGRRHIQPPPPPALSTSTNCSESQRYQKVTTKTSEECPLPTIKNESNGYVCELQLSILGCLPADAAEPLAASADSALPKPLSEEAIKLEPKDEHGIDEQLPEQNQEACGPGGNFKFPTQEAIKSEPKDEQSIDEQFPKQNQEPCGPDDNLEFPTQEAIKSEPKDEHSIDEHLRGEKQEQCGPDDDLELPTRQSNRTTAEGISAVKESPVTGHACDPLKDRPVERDNGHKEPYACLECGKTSQNEDFLKTHECAEEDSFDEDSDDMSPSNDITEEQDSDPDYIPGDCVWDHKKLQKSSKRHPSLNPKEETLSFDTPKSSKSGDTLASEETKSKPGDEHIQNPLDMESNQQRCRPKKIFNCPTCGRLFSRNCALRRHLVIHAGKRPFKCFICGRGFTQSGNLKTHMKVHKGESNWKLVKDKSPTEKSSVTVHVCGECGMDFPLKDQLAEHRDSHKKPYACPHCDKSFRTKDYLDIHSRVHTKYSPFACAECGKTFVTSCSLKQHKLMHRGKKNYHCKQCGKAFFQASNLKEHLKIHSGERPHLCAICGKSYPRADTLKVHLRVHTGEKPYMCDVCGKSFYYFQGYRAHRMIHDKKPKPPTKPLGRPKQHMSE; this is encoded by the exons ATGTCGTCAAGCCCCAAAAAGGACGGCAGACGACACATCCAACCACCTCCACCACCAGCGCTTTCCACTTCCACCAATTGCTCTGAATCTCAAAG GTATCAGAAGGTCACGACGAAAACGTCTGAGGAATGTCCCTTGCCGACCATTAAAAATGAGTCAAATGGCTACGTTTGTGAACTCCAGTTGTCCATTTTGGGGTGTCTCCCAGCCGACGCTGCCGAGCCATTAGCAGCGTCCGCAGACTCTGCACTACCCAAGCCTCTTTCAG AGGAAGCCATAAAGCTAGAACCCAAGGATGAACACGGCATTGATGAGCAGCTTCCGGAACAAAACCAGGAGGCGTGCGGACCTGGCGGCAACTTCAAATTTCCCACCC AAGAAGCCATAAAGTCAGAACCCAAGGATGAACAGAGCATTGATGAACAGTTTCCGAAACAAAACCAGGAGCCGTGCGGACCTGATGACAACTTGGAATTTCCCACCC AGGAAGCCATAAAGTCAGAACCCAAGGATGAACACAGCATTGATGAGCATCTTCGGGGGGAAAAACAGGAGCAATGTGGACCTGACGACGATTTGGAATTGCCCACCC GACAGTCAAATCGGACGACAGCTGAGGGGATAAGCGCCGTGAAGGAGTCACCAGTGACGGGTCATGCATGTGATCCCCTCAAGGATAGACCGGTGGAACGCGACAACGGTCACAAGGAGCCTTACGCTTGTCTGGAATGTGGCAAGACGTCACAAAACGAAGACTTTTTAAAAACCCACGAGTGCGCCGAAGAAGACTCTTTTGACGAAGACTCTGATGATATGTCTCCTTCTAATGACATCACAGAGGAGCAGGACAGCGATCCAGACTACATACCAGGTGATTGTGTTTG GGATCACAAGAAGCTTCAAAAATCTTCCAAGCGACATCCCTCACTGAACCCCAAGGAAGAGACTCTCTCATTTGACACTCCAAAGTCATCAAAATCTGGAGACACATTAGCTTCTG AGGAAACAAAGTCAAAACCTGGCGATGAGCACATTCAGAATCCGTTGGACATGGAGTCAAACCAGCAGAGGTGCCGACCCAAGAAGATCTTCAACTGTCCGACCTGTGGGAGATTATTCTCAAGAAATTGTGCCCTGAGGCGCCATCTTGTCATCCACGCAGGGAAAAGACCTTTCAAGTGCTTCATATGCGGAAGAGGATTCACGCAGAGTGGAAACCTCAAAACGCACATGAAGGTTCACAAAG GAGAGTCAAACTGGAAGTTAGTGAAGGATAAGAGTCCTACTGAAAAATCATCAGTGACAGTTCACGTGTGCGGAGAGTGTGGAATGGACTTCCCTCTGAAAGATCAACTGGCGGAACACCGAGACAGTCACAAGAAGCCTTACGCTTGTCCCCACTGCGACAAGTCTTTCAGAACCAAAGACTACTTGGATATCCACAGCCGCGTTCACACCAAATACTCGCCGTTCGCCTGCGCCGAATGCGGCAAGACTTTCGTCACATCTTGTAGCCTCAAGCAGCACAAGTTGATGCACCGCGGTAAAAAGAATTACCACTGCAAGCAGTGTGGCAAGGCCTTCTTTCAGGCCTCTAATCTCAAAGAGCACCTCAAGATTCACAGCGGAGAGCGGCCTCACCTGTGCGCCATCTGTGGGAAAAGTTATCCCCGGGCGGACACCCTCAAAGTGCACCTGAGGGTTCACACGGGAGAGAAACCGTACATGTGCGACGTATGCGGGAAGTCCTTTTATTATTTCCAAGGTTATCGAGCGCATAGGATGATTCATGACAAGAAGCCAAAACCACCGACGAAACCTTTGGGGAGACCAAAACAACACATGAGCGAATAA